CAATGACAGCAAGCGTCTTGGGACGCAGGGCGAAAAGCTGGATCTGGCACTGCTGGTCGATGGGCTTCAGGCCGAGCGTGAACAGGGCATCACGATTGACGTGGCCTACCGCTATTTTTCGACGGAAAAGCGCAAATTTATCATCGCTGATACGCCAGGGCACGAGCAGTACACGCGCAACATGGCGACGGGCGCATCAACCTGCGAGCTGGCGATTCTGCTGATTGATGCTCGTAAAGGCGTCTTGGATCAAACCCGTCGTCACAGCTTTATTGCGACCCTGCTGGGGATTCGCGATCTGGTGGTGGCGGTGAACAAAATGGACTTAGTGGATTATCAGCAAACGGTGTTTGAGCAGTTTAAGCAGGATTATCTGGATTTTGCTCAGCAGCTGCCTGCCGACCTGAATATCACCTTTGTGCCGATTTCCGCACTGGATGGCGACAATGTCGCGACGCCGAGTACAACGATGGGCTGGTATACCGGGCCGACGCTGCTGGACGTGCTGGAAACGGTCAATGTGGCACAGCGCACGCTGGAACAGCCGATGCGCTTCCCGGTGCAATATGTGAACCGCCCGAATCTGGATTTCCGTGGCTATGCAGGAACGCTGGCCTCCGGCATCATCCGCGTTGGGCAACGAGTTAAAGTGCTGCCATCCGGCGTAGAATCTACCGTCAGCCGTATTGTGACTTTTGACGGGGATTTACCGCAGGCGCAGGCGGGTGAAGCGATTACGCTGGTGCTGGCGGATGAGGTAGATATCAGCCGTGGTGACCTGCTGATCGACAGCAGCGAGTCGCTGAAAGCGGTGCAGCATGCGCTGGTGGATGTCGTCTGGATGGCGGAACAGCCGCTGGTGCCAGGACAGAGCTACGACATCAAGATTGGCGGTAAGAAAACGCGCGCTCGGGTCGAGAATATTCAGTATCAGGTTGAGATCAATACGCTGACGCAGCGCGTCGCGGAGAACCTGCCGCTGAATGGTATCGGTTCGGTTGAGCTGATTTTTGATGAGCCGCTGGTGTTGGACAACTATCAGCACAATGCGGTGACGGGCGGGATGATCTTTATCGACCGTCTGAGCAACGTCACGGTGGGCGCAGGGCTGGTGCGGGAACCTATCGAGCAGGTGTATCAGGAGCCGGGCGCACACAGCGCGTTTGAGTTGGAACTGAATGCGCTGGTACGTCGCCACTTCCCACATTGGGGTGCGCGCGATCTGCTGGGAGGCAAATAACGTGTCTTTACGCGATGAACCGACTGACGATAACGTCGTCTGGCATGCGCACGATGTCACCCGAGAGTCGCGCGAGAAATTG
This genomic interval from Pectobacterium aquaticum contains the following:
- the cysN gene encoding sulfate adenylyltransferase subunit CysN, which encodes MNNAIAQQIAEQGGVEAYLHAQQDKTLLRFLTCGSVDDGKSTLIGRLLHDTRQIYEDQLSTLHNDSKRLGTQGEKLDLALLVDGLQAEREQGITIDVAYRYFSTEKRKFIIADTPGHEQYTRNMATGASTCELAILLIDARKGVLDQTRRHSFIATLLGIRDLVVAVNKMDLVDYQQTVFEQFKQDYLDFAQQLPADLNITFVPISALDGDNVATPSTTMGWYTGPTLLDVLETVNVAQRTLEQPMRFPVQYVNRPNLDFRGYAGTLASGIIRVGQRVKVLPSGVESTVSRIVTFDGDLPQAQAGEAITLVLADEVDISRGDLLIDSSESLKAVQHALVDVVWMAEQPLVPGQSYDIKIGGKKTRARVENIQYQVEINTLTQRVAENLPLNGIGSVELIFDEPLVLDNYQHNAVTGGMIFIDRLSNVTVGAGLVREPIEQVYQEPGAHSAFELELNALVRRHFPHWGARDLLGGK